One Fuerstiella marisgermanici DNA window includes the following coding sequences:
- a CDS encoding dienelactone hydrolase family protein produces MPLSSSMNPSIARLVFAGLLMISSMSMAQESIPLSAPAVLDDPRPLQVIGELGRKPLSNYGSLEPTIQALRAHRPLDLNSELWRAKHPDGNYETWAQQARAVLNHGLHYDPGKLDLNATTTARWETDEFVRETIEFNTAPWFRVPGYFYTPKNVPLPAPALVVFHEWGGPMLFGADRVSGEPVHEAIVKHRDRNTSGRAIADWYASKGYAVIVIDAYHFGRRAPRSVGGLPDRYDPATLDMETLSRYDNIVRGHLYTGVRELNWAGTTWAGVNYGDDQRCIDYLLSRPEVDSERIGCTGLSGGGWRTNILTALDPRIKAAVSVGWMTTGDSQQVYNLSGAVGTFCLLPGVWNRMDIPDLMAMAAPKAVMVVSGTQDRLFPPSGQRDAARQIEAAFTWAGCPERFREYAPQKPHCYDAEIQAEALAWFDKHLKK; encoded by the coding sequence ATGCCGCTTTCAAGTTCGATGAATCCTTCAATCGCACGTTTGGTGTTTGCGGGACTGTTGATGATTTCCTCGATGTCGATGGCTCAGGAATCGATTCCGTTGAGTGCGCCTGCGGTGTTGGATGATCCCAGACCGCTGCAGGTGATTGGGGAACTCGGCAGGAAACCGCTGTCCAACTACGGATCGCTTGAGCCGACCATTCAAGCATTGCGAGCGCATCGGCCGCTGGACCTGAATTCGGAACTGTGGCGTGCTAAGCATCCGGACGGCAACTACGAAACGTGGGCTCAACAGGCCCGTGCCGTGTTGAACCATGGACTGCACTACGATCCGGGGAAGCTCGACCTGAACGCGACCACAACGGCTCGGTGGGAAACTGATGAGTTTGTGCGGGAGACGATCGAGTTTAATACGGCTCCCTGGTTTCGCGTGCCGGGCTATTTCTACACGCCCAAAAACGTTCCTCTTCCCGCGCCGGCATTGGTCGTGTTCCATGAGTGGGGTGGGCCGATGCTGTTCGGTGCTGATCGTGTTTCAGGAGAACCGGTGCATGAGGCGATCGTTAAGCATCGCGATCGTAATACCAGCGGACGCGCCATTGCCGACTGGTACGCCTCGAAAGGTTATGCGGTGATCGTTATCGACGCCTACCATTTCGGACGTCGAGCGCCGCGCAGTGTCGGTGGGCTGCCCGATCGCTACGATCCGGCGACGCTCGACATGGAGACCTTAAGTCGCTACGACAACATCGTGCGTGGCCATTTGTATACAGGAGTCCGAGAATTGAATTGGGCGGGCACGACTTGGGCAGGAGTCAACTACGGTGACGACCAGCGTTGCATCGATTATTTGTTGTCGCGTCCGGAAGTGGACTCTGAACGGATCGGCTGCACCGGTTTGTCTGGCGGCGGCTGGCGCACTAATATTTTGACCGCTCTGGATCCTCGCATTAAAGCGGCCGTTTCGGTCGGCTGGATGACGACGGGTGATTCACAGCAGGTCTATAATTTGTCCGGTGCGGTTGGGACATTTTGCCTGCTTCCGGGCGTGTGGAACCGCATGGACATTCCCGACTTGATGGCCATGGCAGCTCCCAAGGCGGTGATGGTTGTCAGTGGCACTCAAGACCGACTCTTTCCGCCCAGCGGTCAGCGGGACGCGGCTCGCCAAATCGAAGCCGCCTTCACCTGGGCTGGCTGCCCAGAACGCTTTCGCGAATATGCACCTCAAAAGCCGCACTGTTACGATGCTGAGATCCAGGCCGAAGCTCTGGCGTGGTTCGACAAACATCTGAAGAAGTAA
- a CDS encoding DUF309 domain-containing protein: MPRYLPHRKFPAYSYVSGRFPHPHRDPLGHSFGVEPDDVSPPTAEQWRDCESYLWGIDLFNAGFYWEAHEAWEQVWISVGRQGAIADFLKALIKLAAAGVKAREDRVVGVTRHAKRALELLDGLDNAHHGDFFGLHVPTLISGVSFVADNAEAITHQAVADNQKHTLPTILKISNWPS, encoded by the coding sequence ATGCCACGATATTTACCGCATCGAAAATTTCCCGCCTATTCGTACGTGTCCGGAAGGTTTCCACATCCTCATCGAGATCCTTTGGGTCACAGCTTCGGGGTGGAACCGGACGACGTTTCGCCGCCGACCGCTGAGCAATGGCGAGACTGTGAAAGCTATCTGTGGGGCATTGATTTGTTCAACGCAGGCTTCTACTGGGAAGCTCATGAGGCGTGGGAACAGGTCTGGATCAGCGTCGGTCGTCAGGGAGCAATCGCGGATTTTTTGAAAGCACTGATCAAACTAGCGGCGGCCGGTGTGAAAGCGCGAGAGGATCGAGTGGTCGGAGTCACCCGCCATGCAAAGCGAGCCCTGGAACTGCTTGACGGCCTCGATAACGCTCATCACGGTGACTTCTTCGGGCTGCACGTCCCAACGCTAATTTCGGGTGTGTCGTTTGTGGCGGACAATGCTGAGGCCATCACTCATCAAGCTGTGGCCGACAATCAAAAACACACATTGCCAACCATTCTTAAGATTTCGAATTGGCCATCGTGA
- a CDS encoding carbon-nitrogen hydrolase family protein, which produces MNTTRIALANLRSAATAEESLSLVLDAISEAGTAGANIICFPECYVPGYRVGTNPQSTDQDWLHNAWSQIDAQAATHSIAVVLGTERLDNDGLMITARVTNSDGSLAGFQDKVQLDPSEESTYHAGSTRSIFQCGELKFGVVICHEGWRYPEATRWAVRNGATLVFHPHFEIVEDAAYVPRMFADPVNSFHEKAMLCRAAENTCYFASVNCALKGATTTSAVIDPDGRLVTHQPHGEEGILYADIHVARATGFLAKRLLTTSEN; this is translated from the coding sequence TTGAATACCACTCGAATAGCACTGGCAAACCTGCGATCTGCCGCGACAGCGGAAGAATCACTTAGTCTTGTGCTTGACGCAATTTCCGAAGCGGGGACTGCCGGAGCAAACATCATCTGTTTTCCTGAGTGTTACGTTCCTGGCTATCGCGTAGGAACTAATCCTCAGTCTACGGACCAGGACTGGCTACACAACGCATGGTCACAAATCGACGCGCAGGCAGCCACGCATTCAATTGCGGTTGTCCTTGGTACTGAAAGACTCGACAACGACGGTCTGATGATAACAGCGCGCGTCACAAACTCAGACGGAAGTCTCGCCGGCTTCCAGGACAAAGTGCAGCTCGATCCTTCGGAAGAATCCACGTACCATGCGGGCTCCACGCGGTCCATCTTTCAGTGCGGTGAATTGAAGTTCGGTGTTGTCATCTGCCATGAGGGCTGGCGATATCCAGAAGCAACACGATGGGCGGTACGAAATGGTGCAACTCTTGTGTTTCATCCACACTTTGAAATCGTCGAAGATGCCGCCTATGTGCCGAGGATGTTTGCGGATCCCGTTAATTCATTCCACGAAAAGGCCATGCTCTGTCGCGCGGCAGAGAACACTTGTTACTTCGCTTCTGTCAATTGTGCACTCAAAGGCGCTACGACAACTTCGGCCGTTATCGACCCCGATGGCAGGCTTGTGACACATCAACCCCATGGCGAAGAAGGGATCCTTTACGCGGATATCCATGTCGCCAGGGCAACAGGCTTTCTTGCCAAACGTCTGTTGACCACGTCTGAGAATTGA
- a CDS encoding DUF4437 domain-containing protein, translating into MKNVLILVVASAAVFVLGNTACAQTVVKQDHTVLLSSDLKWTPLNPARGADGPQAANLWGDRTGRGPSGFLVKFVDGFSSPPHIHNITYRGVVLQGRVFNGHQDNKPMWMQSLSYWTQPVGQVHITAAQGRSIVYVEIEDGPYLVRPTEEAVDHGEKPVNIDAGNLVWLGSQNIRWINDPQADGSSAGVEVALLWGEPQTPQPSGVLVRLPKQFRGKIRSDASAFRAVIIQGQARYQFSTDKPKSLQPGACFTSSGAATHKLTQDGDEPCVLYLQTQGTFEIHAE; encoded by the coding sequence ATGAAGAACGTTTTGATTCTCGTAGTGGCATCTGCTGCAGTATTTGTCCTTGGTAACACCGCATGTGCTCAAACGGTGGTTAAGCAGGATCACACGGTACTGCTCTCGTCAGATCTCAAATGGACACCGCTCAACCCAGCACGAGGTGCTGATGGTCCTCAAGCTGCAAATCTCTGGGGCGACCGTACCGGACGCGGGCCGTCGGGATTCCTTGTTAAGTTTGTCGACGGTTTTTCCTCACCGCCACACATTCATAACATCACTTACCGAGGCGTCGTGCTGCAGGGCCGAGTGTTCAACGGTCATCAAGACAACAAACCGATGTGGATGCAATCCCTGTCGTACTGGACTCAGCCCGTTGGTCAGGTCCATATCACGGCGGCTCAGGGACGCTCAATCGTCTATGTTGAAATCGAAGACGGCCCGTATCTTGTGCGCCCAACCGAAGAAGCCGTCGATCATGGTGAAAAGCCGGTGAACATTGATGCAGGCAACCTTGTTTGGCTCGGTTCGCAGAACATCCGCTGGATCAACGATCCCCAAGCTGATGGTTCTTCGGCCGGTGTCGAAGTCGCCTTGCTATGGGGCGAACCGCAAACGCCGCAGCCCAGCGGTGTTCTCGTGAGACTCCCCAAACAGTTTAGGGGAAAGATACGAAGCGACGCGTCGGCGTTTCGAGCCGTGATTATTCAGGGGCAGGCACGGTACCAGTTCTCCACCGACAAACCGAAGTCGTTACAGCCTGGAGCGTGTTTCACGTCCAGCGGCGCCGCAACCCACAAACTTACGCAGGATGGAGATGAACCGTGCGTGCTTTATCTCCAGACCCAGGGCACGTTCGAAATCCACGCGGAGTAA
- a CDS encoding FAD-dependent oxidoreductase yields the protein MPVDSNINRRRFHGAMAAGVGMGLAGLGMGRNAIAANDARADSNTITEPERQIKVVDDVDVIVCGGGPAGFSAAIAAARSGASVRLLELNGCLGGVWTAGLLTYVFDFDKPGLTRELTRELKRRDARDGENVDRFTYHVEEMKCLLEEMVDVADVKVRLHTRVVAVQKNQQNKMTTIVTESKSGREAWRAKTFIDATGDGDVGALAGCDWQFGREENCPCQPMTMNALVSVPDVEAIKDFVLFYGGADTWNGSQQRLLAELKRAGVKPSYGAPTLFHLRGNVFTFMANHEYGIKPFDANQVTDATMRSRSEIYRMVKALRSLGAPWKGLELVATAEQIGIRDGRRISGRYLVNRNDLIVGRKHEDGIARVTFNVDIHADTQDKNDSGSAVKTQKVQPYDIPVRALIAKDVDGLMTAGRCISGDFIAHASYRVTGNAVAMGEAAGLVSAIAARTNRLPHEVPWASVAPELAKIRQTSK from the coding sequence ATGCCTGTGGACTCTAATATCAATCGACGTCGTTTTCACGGGGCCATGGCGGCGGGAGTTGGCATGGGCTTGGCGGGGCTCGGGATGGGGCGAAATGCCATCGCTGCGAACGACGCGCGTGCAGATTCAAACACCATCACGGAGCCTGAGCGACAGATCAAGGTCGTCGACGATGTTGATGTCATTGTCTGTGGCGGTGGACCGGCCGGATTCAGTGCGGCAATCGCAGCAGCACGGAGCGGTGCAAGCGTGCGGTTGCTGGAGTTGAACGGATGCCTGGGTGGCGTTTGGACAGCCGGGCTACTTACGTATGTGTTCGACTTTGACAAACCGGGGCTGACGCGAGAGCTGACTCGGGAACTGAAACGTCGTGATGCTCGCGACGGCGAAAACGTGGATCGATTCACGTACCACGTTGAAGAAATGAAGTGCCTGTTGGAGGAGATGGTCGACGTTGCTGACGTGAAAGTCCGACTGCATACCCGCGTCGTTGCTGTGCAAAAAAATCAGCAAAACAAGATGACGACCATTGTTACAGAATCGAAGTCTGGGCGAGAGGCGTGGCGGGCTAAGACCTTCATAGATGCGACAGGCGACGGTGACGTCGGAGCATTGGCAGGGTGTGACTGGCAGTTTGGCCGCGAGGAGAATTGTCCTTGTCAGCCAATGACGATGAATGCACTGGTCAGTGTGCCGGACGTGGAAGCAATCAAAGACTTTGTGCTGTTCTACGGAGGTGCGGATACGTGGAACGGATCACAGCAGCGACTATTGGCGGAACTGAAACGGGCAGGCGTGAAGCCATCGTACGGTGCACCAACGCTTTTTCATCTCCGTGGGAACGTGTTCACCTTCATGGCTAACCATGAGTACGGAATCAAACCCTTTGACGCGAATCAAGTCACCGATGCTACGATGCGATCGCGGAGCGAAATTTATCGGATGGTAAAGGCATTGCGTTCATTGGGCGCACCTTGGAAGGGCCTGGAACTTGTTGCAACAGCTGAACAGATTGGCATCCGCGATGGTCGACGCATCAGCGGACGCTATTTAGTAAACCGCAACGACTTGATCGTCGGACGCAAACACGAGGACGGAATTGCTCGCGTAACATTCAACGTGGACATCCACGCCGACACGCAGGACAAGAACGATTCCGGATCTGCGGTCAAGACACAGAAGGTTCAGCCGTATGACATTCCGGTCCGAGCTTTGATTGCTAAGGACGTTGATGGATTGATGACAGCCGGACGATGCATCAGCGGTGATTTTATCGCGCACGCGAGCTACCGTGTCACAGGAAATGCTGTGGCAATGGGGGAGGCCGCTGGTCTCGTATCAGCGATTGCCGCGAGAACCAACCGTCTTCCCCACGAAGTACCTTGGGCAAGTGTTGCACCTGAACTGGCAAAAATTCGGCAAACGTCGAAGTAG
- the mscL gene encoding large conductance mechanosensitive channel protein MscL, whose amino-acid sequence MALLNDFKKFALRGNMIDLAIGFTVGAAFTTVVKSFVNDIVMPPVGMLLGDVDFSDRFWVLEMPEGKTAPEGGFRTLEDASQFGAVTVNYGQFINSCISLLCVALVMFAIIRIVNRVDTQLDEAFGEEPPADDEPSDKKCEFCRTTIPFRATRCPHCTSELSVQSAGGE is encoded by the coding sequence ATGGCACTGCTTAACGACTTCAAAAAATTTGCTCTACGTGGCAACATGATCGATCTTGCGATCGGGTTCACCGTGGGTGCCGCTTTTACCACGGTGGTCAAGTCTTTCGTCAACGATATCGTGATGCCGCCGGTCGGGATGCTGCTGGGAGATGTCGATTTTTCGGATCGATTCTGGGTGCTGGAGATGCCGGAAGGCAAGACGGCTCCGGAAGGCGGCTTTCGCACTCTGGAAGACGCCAGCCAGTTCGGTGCGGTGACTGTGAACTACGGGCAGTTCATCAACAGCTGCATTTCGCTGTTGTGTGTGGCACTCGTCATGTTTGCCATCATTCGCATCGTAAATCGAGTGGACACACAGCTTGACGAAGCCTTCGGAGAAGAGCCTCCAGCAGACGACGAGCCCTCAGATAAGAAGTGTGAATTTTGTCGGACAACGATCCCGTTCCGAGCGACTCGATGCCCTCACTGCACCAGCGAACTGAGCGTGCAATCGGCGGGCGGTGAGTAG
- a CDS encoding group II intron maturase-specific domain-containing protein has protein sequence MERRLSELRSYLRGWAGYFCLAMELKLFDRLDQWIRRRIRMCYWKRWRHARTRSRELVRLGVPRRQAIRHAKSRKSYWHMAKTIASGVGFTNALLVELGLLSLKHLWNELAPLRRTA, from the coding sequence ATGGAACGTCGTTTGAGCGAACTGCGAAGTTATCTTCGCGGCTGGGCGGGCTACTTCTGCCTGGCAATGGAGTTGAAACTGTTCGACAGACTCGACCAGTGGATCCGTCGTCGGATACGCATGTGTTACTGGAAGCGTTGGCGACACGCTCGCACACGCAGCCGAGAACTCGTGCGTTTAGGGGTTCCCCGTCGACAGGCGATTCGTCATGCGAAAAGTCGCAAGAGCTACTGGCACATGGCCAAGACCATCGCCAGCGGTGTGGGCTTTACGAACGCGCTGCTCGTGGAATTGGGTCTATTAAGCCTGAAACACCTCTGGAACGAACTGGCTCCACTTCGTCGAACCGCCTGA
- the ltrA gene encoding group II intron reverse transcriptase/maturase has translation MFSRYLPRHSDLLKATLSFAFWRAKLGDPGSKATIALHMMPMKQPVRSQLFLFDVTSNHDETSMHVQAEKARSADDSGKSDGGIVPLKREDQSRELKPGNAGAGKAARPSRDSSDTPTALSGGSPVLDRLDRITQRAETYSEEAFNNLFSLLNYELLWYAFRKLKRGKAPGVDGVTVDQYESNLRDNLHDLLTRLHRGAYRPQPSLRRDIPKGNGKTRPLGIASVEDKIVQRAVVMILERIYEVDFCETSYGFRPGRSCHQALSVHGQTIATRKVSWISDADIRGFFDNVCHERLLELLQKRISDPKLLALIQRFLKSGVMIEGRRRNTDEGVPQGSVLSPLLANVYLHYVLDQWFDRDVQPRMRGESYIVRFADDFICAFELESDARRFQDVLPKRLARYSLELAEEKTKLLRFGRFARRDCQRLGEGAPATFDFLGFTHYCGLSRAGKFKPKRKTASKKYRAKVGDLKHWFRRNLTTPLSEVWAKLNAKLRGHYQYYGINDNWSQLMKFRQAAKQLAFRWLNRRSQRKSKTWPQFDAYIARFPLASPSKLTDLIAIQPK, from the coding sequence ATGTTTTCTCGGTATCTGCCCAGGCATTCGGACCTGCTAAAGGCAACACTGAGTTTCGCGTTTTGGCGAGCGAAGCTCGGAGACCCGGGGTCGAAGGCCACGATCGCGCTACACATGATGCCAATGAAGCAACCAGTGAGATCCCAGCTGTTCTTGTTCGACGTGACGTCCAATCACGACGAAACGAGTATGCACGTACAAGCTGAAAAGGCAAGGAGTGCAGACGACTCTGGGAAGTCGGATGGCGGCATAGTACCGTTGAAGCGCGAAGACCAATCGCGTGAATTGAAGCCCGGTAATGCGGGTGCAGGGAAGGCCGCCAGGCCATCACGCGACTCCAGCGATACACCGACCGCACTCAGTGGCGGATCACCGGTGCTTGATCGACTGGATCGCATCACCCAACGCGCGGAAACGTACTCTGAAGAGGCGTTTAACAACCTCTTTTCGCTGCTCAATTACGAGTTGCTGTGGTATGCGTTTCGCAAGCTCAAGCGAGGCAAGGCACCCGGAGTCGACGGTGTCACGGTGGATCAATACGAGTCGAATCTGCGGGACAACCTGCACGACCTGTTAACCAGATTACACCGTGGTGCGTATCGGCCTCAGCCCAGTCTTCGTCGTGACATTCCGAAAGGGAATGGCAAGACCAGACCGCTGGGTATCGCCAGTGTGGAAGACAAGATCGTACAACGTGCGGTCGTGATGATTCTGGAACGGATCTACGAAGTCGACTTCTGTGAGACTTCCTATGGTTTCCGTCCGGGACGGTCATGCCACCAGGCTTTAAGTGTGCACGGTCAAACCATCGCGACCCGGAAAGTGAGCTGGATTTCGGACGCGGATATCCGTGGCTTCTTCGATAACGTTTGTCATGAACGTTTGCTCGAACTGCTACAAAAGCGGATTTCCGATCCGAAGCTATTGGCCCTGATCCAGCGCTTTCTGAAGTCCGGTGTGATGATCGAAGGTCGTCGCCGTAACACTGACGAAGGTGTTCCGCAAGGCTCGGTTCTTTCACCGTTATTAGCGAACGTGTATTTGCATTACGTCCTGGACCAATGGTTCGACCGGGATGTGCAGCCGCGTATGCGAGGTGAATCGTACATTGTCCGCTTCGCGGACGACTTCATTTGTGCGTTCGAACTGGAGTCTGACGCGAGACGCTTTCAGGATGTGCTACCGAAGCGACTGGCCCGATACTCGCTGGAGCTGGCCGAAGAGAAGACTAAACTGCTGCGGTTCGGCCGCTTTGCGAGACGCGATTGCCAGCGTCTTGGCGAAGGGGCTCCCGCGACGTTCGACTTCCTCGGCTTCACTCATTACTGCGGCCTGAGTCGTGCGGGAAAGTTCAAGCCGAAACGGAAGACAGCCAGTAAGAAATACCGAGCTAAGGTAGGCGATCTGAAGCATTGGTTCCGACGGAATCTGACGACACCTTTGTCCGAAGTCTGGGCGAAGTTGAATGCGAAGCTGCGTGGCCATTATCAGTACTATGGAATCAATGACAATTGGTCCCAACTGATGAAATTCCGCCAGGCAGCAAAGCAGCTGGCCTTCCGCTGGCTCAATCGTCGTTCGCAGAGGAAGTCAAAGACCTGGCCTCAGTTCGATGCGTACATAGCTCGCTTTCCCCTGGCATCTCCTTCGAAGCTGACTGACCTGATTGCGATACAGCCAAAGTGA
- a CDS encoding DUF1963 domain-containing protein, translating into MTQDTLHIGDISPTDELTVLSRDDLASYSLSTNWPTYQHVMGPGDILARSRQLEEYAPQLTQCQPRPTLCFVFGVGEDGDRAATRLGGLPFWPSSQQWPTAQNGAAKQFIGQFDFRSVRWPEPLPGDVLTVHFDYDWDGDGRFNGAAHGAAATLTWHDSSCTDLLSRTDLPPPNEWYAAPGPFYSRPVLQTDYKTEWSEHAQAFTVHGMKIGGHSPFFRANWTELTSAIPEPVFLCSIGYVSPDIQAEEPDAWLKSRVRDPNTEVGDAMFPGAGVLAIAYEKGNPSNLYWIAYSP; encoded by the coding sequence ATGACGCAAGACACGTTGCACATCGGCGACATTTCACCCACTGACGAGCTGACCGTTCTGTCACGGGATGATCTCGCCTCTTATTCCCTCAGCACTAATTGGCCCACTTACCAACACGTGATGGGCCCCGGAGATATTCTAGCTCGGTCCCGCCAACTCGAAGAATACGCCCCGCAACTAACTCAATGTCAACCACGACCAACTCTCTGCTTCGTGTTCGGCGTTGGCGAGGATGGAGACCGAGCAGCGACCCGACTTGGGGGCCTCCCGTTCTGGCCGTCGAGTCAACAGTGGCCAACCGCTCAAAATGGGGCAGCAAAACAGTTCATCGGGCAATTCGATTTTCGCAGCGTACGGTGGCCAGAGCCGCTTCCCGGCGACGTTCTCACCGTCCATTTTGATTATGACTGGGATGGTGACGGCCGGTTCAACGGCGCCGCTCACGGGGCGGCCGCAACCTTAACGTGGCATGATTCAAGCTGTACTGACTTGTTGTCGCGCACCGACCTTCCGCCGCCAAACGAGTGGTACGCGGCGCCGGGCCCTTTCTACTCGCGGCCAGTCTTGCAGACAGACTACAAGACCGAGTGGTCTGAGCATGCCCAGGCATTTACCGTTCATGGCATGAAAATTGGTGGGCATTCCCCATTCTTTCGTGCCAACTGGACTGAACTTACTTCAGCAATTCCAGAGCCCGTATTTTTATGCTCAATCGGATACGTAAGCCCGGACATTCAGGCAGAGGAGCCTGATGCTTGGCTAAAATCACGAGTTCGTGACCCCAACACTGAAGTTGGCGACGCAATGTTCCCAGGCGCAGGCGTGCTCGCAATTGCCTACGAAAAGGGTAACCCTTCAAATCTGTATTGGATCGCCTACTCGCCATAG